In one Nicotiana tomentosiformis chromosome 6, ASM39032v3, whole genome shotgun sequence genomic region, the following are encoded:
- the LOC104089388 gene encoding diacylglycerol kinase 5-like isoform X1, translating into MVKNIAKLSLHNFFQKSNKAEDFLKDYYIPDYILIPERKIQNDYDIASCPVLVFINSKSGGQLGGQLLLTYRTLLNKNQVFDLGEKAPDKVLHQFYSNLEKHKQNGDNLSHEIERRLRVIVSLVAGGDGTAGWILGVVSDLKLAHPPPIATVPLGTGNNLPFAFGWGKKNPGTNCQSVKSFLNQVKNGKEMKVDSWRILMKMKAPKEGSCVPIAPLELPHSLHAFHHVSRADTLNKERHHIFRGGFWNYFSIGMDAQVSYAFHSERKLHPEKFRHQLVNQRTYGKLVCKQGWFCTSFVHPSSRNIGQLANVKIMKRPGEWIDLHIPRSIRSIVCLNLPSFSGGLNPWGRPNKKKLHERDLTPPYVDDGLLEVVGFRDAWHGLILFTPGGHGTRLAQAKRIRFEFQKGAGEHTFMRMDGEPWKQRLPTDDDTVVIEISHFGQVNMLASPHCQSRSINAPTSDHLQEEEKDFEDDLEERRKLGAADTFRIPDGFDITHL; encoded by the exons ATGGTCAAGAATATTGCAAAGTTATCACTTCACAATTTCTTCCAGAAAAG TAATAAAGCTGAGGACTTTTTGAAGGATTATTACATTCCTGATTACATACTTATACcagaaagaaaaatacagaatgaCTATGACATAGCTTCTTGTCCTGTACTTGTATTCATCAACTCGAAAAGTGGTGGTCAACTTGGAGGACAACTTCTTTTGACATACCGTACTCTTCTTAATAAAAACCAG GTGTTTGATTTGGGTGAAAAGGCACCTGACAAGGTTCTACACCAATTTTACTCCAATTTAGAAAAGCATAAGCAAAATGGAGATAACTTGTCACATGAAATTGAAAGAAGATTAAGAGTCATTGTGAGTTTG GTAGCAGGTGGGGATGGAACAGCAGGGTGGATTCTTGGTGTTGTTTCAGATCTTAAATTGGCTCATCCACCTCCAATTGCAACTGTGCCATTAGGAACTGGAAACAATCTACCTTTTGCATTTGGATGG GGGAAAAAGAATCCTGGTACTAATTGCCAGTCCGTGAAGTCATTCCTGAATCAAgtgaaaaatggaaaagaaaTGAAAGTTGACAG CTGGCGTATTCTTATGAAAATGAAAGCTCCTAAAGAAGGTTCTTGTGTTCCAATCGCACCTCTTGAGCTACCACATTCATTGCATGCTTTTCACCATGTGTCTCGAGCTGATACTTTGAACAAG GAACGCCATCATATATTTCGAGGAGGATTTTGGAACTACTTCAGCATCG GAATGGATGCTCAagtttcatatgcatttcacagCGAGAGGAAGCTACATCCAGAAAAGTTCAGACACCAGTTAGTTAATCAG AGAACTTATGGAAAGCTTGTATGTAAACAAGGATGGTTTTGCACTTCTTTCGTGCATCCATCTTCAAG AAACATTGGACAGCTAGCAAATGTCAAAATAATGAAAAGGCCAGGAGAATGGATAGACCTCCACATACCTAGAAG CATTAGGTCTATTGTCTGCCTTAATTTGCCCAGCTTTTCTGGAGGACTTAATCCTTGGGGAAGACCTAACAAGAAGAAGTTGCATGAG AGGGACCTTACTCCTCCATATGTTGATGATGGTCTGCTTGAGGTTGTTGGTTTCCGAGATGCTTGGCATGGACTTATTTTGTTTACTCCAGGAGGGCACGGAACACGCCTTGCACAG GCAAAGAGAATCCGGTTTGAGTTTCAGAAGGGTGCAGGTGAGCATACATTTATGAGGATGGATGGGGAACCATGGAAGCAACGTCTTCCCACGGATGATGACACAGTGGTTATAGAAATATCCCATTTTGGTCAAGTGAACATGCTTGCCAGTCCACATTGCCAATCCAGAAGTATCAATGCGCCTACTTCAGATCACCTTCAGGAGGAAGAGAAAGATTTTGAAGATGACTTAGAAGAGAGGAGAAAGTTGGGTGCAGCTGACACTTTCCGGATACCAGATGGCTTTGACATAACACATCTTTAG
- the LOC104089388 gene encoding diacylglycerol kinase 5-like isoform X3, protein MVKNIAKLSLHNFFQKSNKAEDFLKDYYIPDYILIPERKIQNDYDIASCPVLVFINSKSGGQLGGQLLLTYRTLLNKNQVFDLGEKAPDKVLHQFYSNLEKHKQNGDNLSHEIERRLRVIVSLVAGGDGTAGWILGVVSDLKLAHPPPIATVPLGTGNNLPFAFGWGKKNPGTNCQSVKSFLNQVKNGKEMKVDSWRILMKMKAPKEGSCVPIAPLELPHSLHAFHHVSRADTLNKERHHIFRGGFWNYFSIGMDAQVSYAFHSERKLHPEKFRHQLVNQRTYGKLVCKQGWFCTSFVHPSSSIRSIVCLNLPSFSGGLNPWGRPNKKKLHERDLTPPYVDDGLLEVVGFRDAWHGLILFTPGGHGTRLAQAKRIRFEFQKGAGEHTFMRMDGEPWKQRLPTDDDTVVIEISHFGQVNMLASPHCQSRSINAPTSDHLQEEEKDFEDDLEERRKLGAADTFRIPDGFDITHL, encoded by the exons ATGGTCAAGAATATTGCAAAGTTATCACTTCACAATTTCTTCCAGAAAAG TAATAAAGCTGAGGACTTTTTGAAGGATTATTACATTCCTGATTACATACTTATACcagaaagaaaaatacagaatgaCTATGACATAGCTTCTTGTCCTGTACTTGTATTCATCAACTCGAAAAGTGGTGGTCAACTTGGAGGACAACTTCTTTTGACATACCGTACTCTTCTTAATAAAAACCAG GTGTTTGATTTGGGTGAAAAGGCACCTGACAAGGTTCTACACCAATTTTACTCCAATTTAGAAAAGCATAAGCAAAATGGAGATAACTTGTCACATGAAATTGAAAGAAGATTAAGAGTCATTGTGAGTTTG GTAGCAGGTGGGGATGGAACAGCAGGGTGGATTCTTGGTGTTGTTTCAGATCTTAAATTGGCTCATCCACCTCCAATTGCAACTGTGCCATTAGGAACTGGAAACAATCTACCTTTTGCATTTGGATGG GGGAAAAAGAATCCTGGTACTAATTGCCAGTCCGTGAAGTCATTCCTGAATCAAgtgaaaaatggaaaagaaaTGAAAGTTGACAG CTGGCGTATTCTTATGAAAATGAAAGCTCCTAAAGAAGGTTCTTGTGTTCCAATCGCACCTCTTGAGCTACCACATTCATTGCATGCTTTTCACCATGTGTCTCGAGCTGATACTTTGAACAAG GAACGCCATCATATATTTCGAGGAGGATTTTGGAACTACTTCAGCATCG GAATGGATGCTCAagtttcatatgcatttcacagCGAGAGGAAGCTACATCCAGAAAAGTTCAGACACCAGTTAGTTAATCAG AGAACTTATGGAAAGCTTGTATGTAAACAAGGATGGTTTTGCACTTCTTTCGTGCATCCATCTTCAAG CATTAGGTCTATTGTCTGCCTTAATTTGCCCAGCTTTTCTGGAGGACTTAATCCTTGGGGAAGACCTAACAAGAAGAAGTTGCATGAG AGGGACCTTACTCCTCCATATGTTGATGATGGTCTGCTTGAGGTTGTTGGTTTCCGAGATGCTTGGCATGGACTTATTTTGTTTACTCCAGGAGGGCACGGAACACGCCTTGCACAG GCAAAGAGAATCCGGTTTGAGTTTCAGAAGGGTGCAGGTGAGCATACATTTATGAGGATGGATGGGGAACCATGGAAGCAACGTCTTCCCACGGATGATGACACAGTGGTTATAGAAATATCCCATTTTGGTCAAGTGAACATGCTTGCCAGTCCACATTGCCAATCCAGAAGTATCAATGCGCCTACTTCAGATCACCTTCAGGAGGAAGAGAAAGATTTTGAAGATGACTTAGAAGAGAGGAGAAAGTTGGGTGCAGCTGACACTTTCCGGATACCAGATGGCTTTGACATAACACATCTTTAG
- the LOC104089388 gene encoding diacylglycerol kinase 5-like isoform X2: MVKNIAKLSLHNFFQKSNKAEDFLKDYYIPDYILIPERKIQNDYDIASCPVLVFINSKSGGQLGGQLLLTYRTLLNKNQVFDLGEKAPDKVLHQFYSNLEKHKQNGDNLSHEIERRLRVIVAGGDGTAGWILGVVSDLKLAHPPPIATVPLGTGNNLPFAFGWGKKNPGTNCQSVKSFLNQVKNGKEMKVDSWRILMKMKAPKEGSCVPIAPLELPHSLHAFHHVSRADTLNKERHHIFRGGFWNYFSIGMDAQVSYAFHSERKLHPEKFRHQLVNQRTYGKLVCKQGWFCTSFVHPSSRNIGQLANVKIMKRPGEWIDLHIPRSIRSIVCLNLPSFSGGLNPWGRPNKKKLHERDLTPPYVDDGLLEVVGFRDAWHGLILFTPGGHGTRLAQAKRIRFEFQKGAGEHTFMRMDGEPWKQRLPTDDDTVVIEISHFGQVNMLASPHCQSRSINAPTSDHLQEEEKDFEDDLEERRKLGAADTFRIPDGFDITHL; this comes from the exons ATGGTCAAGAATATTGCAAAGTTATCACTTCACAATTTCTTCCAGAAAAG TAATAAAGCTGAGGACTTTTTGAAGGATTATTACATTCCTGATTACATACTTATACcagaaagaaaaatacagaatgaCTATGACATAGCTTCTTGTCCTGTACTTGTATTCATCAACTCGAAAAGTGGTGGTCAACTTGGAGGACAACTTCTTTTGACATACCGTACTCTTCTTAATAAAAACCAG GTGTTTGATTTGGGTGAAAAGGCACCTGACAAGGTTCTACACCAATTTTACTCCAATTTAGAAAAGCATAAGCAAAATGGAGATAACTTGTCACATGAAATTGAAAGAAGATTAAGAGTCATT GTAGCAGGTGGGGATGGAACAGCAGGGTGGATTCTTGGTGTTGTTTCAGATCTTAAATTGGCTCATCCACCTCCAATTGCAACTGTGCCATTAGGAACTGGAAACAATCTACCTTTTGCATTTGGATGG GGGAAAAAGAATCCTGGTACTAATTGCCAGTCCGTGAAGTCATTCCTGAATCAAgtgaaaaatggaaaagaaaTGAAAGTTGACAG CTGGCGTATTCTTATGAAAATGAAAGCTCCTAAAGAAGGTTCTTGTGTTCCAATCGCACCTCTTGAGCTACCACATTCATTGCATGCTTTTCACCATGTGTCTCGAGCTGATACTTTGAACAAG GAACGCCATCATATATTTCGAGGAGGATTTTGGAACTACTTCAGCATCG GAATGGATGCTCAagtttcatatgcatttcacagCGAGAGGAAGCTACATCCAGAAAAGTTCAGACACCAGTTAGTTAATCAG AGAACTTATGGAAAGCTTGTATGTAAACAAGGATGGTTTTGCACTTCTTTCGTGCATCCATCTTCAAG AAACATTGGACAGCTAGCAAATGTCAAAATAATGAAAAGGCCAGGAGAATGGATAGACCTCCACATACCTAGAAG CATTAGGTCTATTGTCTGCCTTAATTTGCCCAGCTTTTCTGGAGGACTTAATCCTTGGGGAAGACCTAACAAGAAGAAGTTGCATGAG AGGGACCTTACTCCTCCATATGTTGATGATGGTCTGCTTGAGGTTGTTGGTTTCCGAGATGCTTGGCATGGACTTATTTTGTTTACTCCAGGAGGGCACGGAACACGCCTTGCACAG GCAAAGAGAATCCGGTTTGAGTTTCAGAAGGGTGCAGGTGAGCATACATTTATGAGGATGGATGGGGAACCATGGAAGCAACGTCTTCCCACGGATGATGACACAGTGGTTATAGAAATATCCCATTTTGGTCAAGTGAACATGCTTGCCAGTCCACATTGCCAATCCAGAAGTATCAATGCGCCTACTTCAGATCACCTTCAGGAGGAAGAGAAAGATTTTGAAGATGACTTAGAAGAGAGGAGAAAGTTGGGTGCAGCTGACACTTTCCGGATACCAGATGGCTTTGACATAACACATCTTTAG